AGCATGATCAAGGATGGCAAGTCGGATAAGGAAATTGTCGACTTCATGGTCACCCGCTATGGCGATTTCGTCCTCTACCGCCCGCCAGTCAAGGGCATTACGCTGCTGCTCTGGGGCGGCCCGATTGCCCTGATGCTGTTCGGCATCCTGGCACTGCGCAACTATCTGCGCCGCCGTGCCAGCCGGATTAACGCCGAGGACAAGCCGCTGTCGGCTGCCGAAGCCAGCCGCGCCGAGGCGCTGCTCAAGGAAATCGATCAAAAATGACCCAGTTCGCCATTTTCGCCACACTGCTTATCGTCGTTGTTGCGGCCTTCATCCTGCCACCGCTCTGGCTCGGCCTGCGCGCACCGAAATCAACCGAGAGCGAACGCAAGGCACTCAATCTCAATATTTTCCGGGATCAACTGGCCGAGCTCGAACGGGAAAAAACCGAAGGCACGCTGTCGGCCAGCGATTTTGACCAGGCCCACCGCGAATTGCAGCGCCGCCTGCTGGAAGAAGTCGCACCAGCCGATCTGCCGACACCGCAAACCAGCCATGCGCCCAGCCGCAAGCTGGCGATTGCCATCCTGGTGCTGCTGCCCATTCTGTCCCTGGCCGGCTACGGCATTCTCGGCAACACCAAGGCGCTCGACCCGACACAGACCGTCGCCCAGCCACCGATGACGCCGGAACAGATCAACGCCATGGTCGGCAAACTGGCCGAGCGGATGCAGGCCAATCCGGGTGACCTGAAAGGCTGGCTGATGCTGGCACGCTCGTACAAGACGATGGGACGCTACGACGAAGCCGTACAGGCTTTCAGCAAGGCTGAAACGCTGGTCAACGAAGACCCGGATTTGCTCGCCAACTATGCCGAAACCGTCGCCATGGCCAACGGCAAGGGCCTCAAGGGCAAGCCGATCGAACTCGTCCAGCGCGCCCTGAAGCTCGACCCCAAGCATGCGCACTCGCTGTTCCTGGCCGGTGCCGCCGCCATGGAAGCCGGTGAAAACAAGAAAGGCATCGCTTACTGGGAGCAGTTGCTGCCGCAAGTCGAGCCGGGCTCTGAAATCGACCAGATGCTGCGTAGCGGAATCGACAAGATGAAGCAAGGCAAGTAAGCCATGGTCGATCTGGCGCGGCGCGGCTTCTTTCGCGGTCGACCGCGCCCGAAGGCCGAAATCCGCCCGCCCTGGGCGCTCGCTGAAGCCGCTTTCATCGATGCCTGCACCCGCTGCAACGATTGCCTGGGCGCCTGCCCGGAAGCCATTCTGATTGCAGGCGACGGCGGCTACCCGAGCGTCGATTTCAAGCGCGGCGAATGTACCTTCTGCGGCGACTGCGCCCGTGCCTGCCAGCCCAAGGCACTGAACCCCGAAACCCAGACCTCGCCTTGGCCGTACAAGGCTGTCATCAGTCCTGCCTGCCTGCCCCACAAGGGGGTTGAATGCCGTGTTTGCGGCGACTTCTGTGATGCGCGTGCCATCCGCTTCCAGCCACGCCTCGGCGGCAGCCCCTTACCGGAAATCGATCACGAACAATGTAGCGGCTGCGGCGCCTGCGTCGCTGCCTGCCCGACACAGGCTATCGCAATTCAGCAATAAGTTGTCGCAGCCCGTTCCGCTGCCAGACCAATGGCGTTATGCTTTGATTCGGACTGCCATTTGCCACCCGGAGACAACCGATGACCCAAGAAAAATTCCGCCTCGTCACCCGCAGCGACTTTGACGGCCTGGTTTGCGCCGTACTGCTCAACGAACTGAACCTGATCGACGACATCAAGTTCGTCCATCCGAAAGACATGCAGGATGGCAAGGTCGACATCACTTCACGCGACATCACGACCAACCTGCCATATGTCGCTGCCGCCCACCTGGCTTTCGACCATCACCTCTCGGAAACCATCCGCAATACCGGCGAGCGCAAGAATCACATCATCGAGGCCGACGCTCCTTCGGCGGCACGAGTCGTCTACAACTACTACGGCGGCAAACAGGCTTTCCCGAATATCACCGACGACATGATGGATGCGGTCGACAAGGCTGATTCGGCACAATTCAGCCGCGATGAAATCCTCAATCCGACCGACTGGGTACTGCTCAATTACCTGATGGATGCACGGACCGGCCTGGGACGTTTCCGCGAATTCCGGATCAGCAACTATGCGCTGATGATGGACCTGATCAAATACTGCCGGAATCACAGCATCGCCGAAATCCTTGCCCTGCCTGACGTCAAGGAACGAGTCGAGCTTTATTTCGACCAGGCCGAGAAGGCCAAGGAACAGCTCCAGCGCTGCACGACCGTACATGGCAACCTCGCCGTGCTCGATTTGCGCAACGAGGAAACGATCTGGGCGACCAATCGTTTCATGATCTATGCCCTGTTCCCGCAAACCAGCATTTCAATCCACATTCTGTGGGGCGTTCAGAAGCAGAACACGGTTTTTGCAACCGGCAAGTCGATCCTCGACCGCAGCAGCAAGACCAATGTCGGCGAACTGATGCTGCAGTATGGCGGCGGCGGGCATCATGCGGCAGGAACCTGCCAGGTCGACAATGATCAGGCGGAAGCAACCCTGCAGGCGCTGATCAAGCGCATCAACGCCGACGGCTGATCAGGCTTCAACCACGGGAGGCGGAATCAACGGGGCCGGCGTAAAACCCAGCTCGATCATCTCCGCCTCCAGCTTGATGC
The sequence above is drawn from the Dechloromonas sp. TW-R-39-2 genome and encodes:
- a CDS encoding cytochrome c-type biogenesis protein; translated protein: MNLRALIAAFVFAHFIGSTAALASAANEAALAADPVAEKRLQKLSEELRCLVCQNQTIADSNAELAQDLRREVRSMIKDGKSDKEIVDFMVTRYGDFVLYRPPVKGITLLLWGGPIALMLFGILALRNYLRRRASRINAEDKPLSAAEASRAEALLKEIDQK
- the ccmI gene encoding c-type cytochrome biogenesis protein CcmI, with translation MTQFAIFATLLIVVVAAFILPPLWLGLRAPKSTESERKALNLNIFRDQLAELEREKTEGTLSASDFDQAHRELQRRLLEEVAPADLPTPQTSHAPSRKLAIAILVLLPILSLAGYGILGNTKALDPTQTVAQPPMTPEQINAMVGKLAERMQANPGDLKGWLMLARSYKTMGRYDEAVQAFSKAETLVNEDPDLLANYAETVAMANGKGLKGKPIELVQRALKLDPKHAHSLFLAGAAAMEAGENKKGIAYWEQLLPQVEPGSEIDQMLRSGIDKMKQGK
- the napF gene encoding ferredoxin-type protein NapF is translated as MVDLARRGFFRGRPRPKAEIRPPWALAEAAFIDACTRCNDCLGACPEAILIAGDGGYPSVDFKRGECTFCGDCARACQPKALNPETQTSPWPYKAVISPACLPHKGVECRVCGDFCDARAIRFQPRLGGSPLPEIDHEQCSGCGACVAACPTQAIAIQQ
- a CDS encoding exopolyphosphatase codes for the protein MTQEKFRLVTRSDFDGLVCAVLLNELNLIDDIKFVHPKDMQDGKVDITSRDITTNLPYVAAAHLAFDHHLSETIRNTGERKNHIIEADAPSAARVVYNYYGGKQAFPNITDDMMDAVDKADSAQFSRDEILNPTDWVLLNYLMDARTGLGRFREFRISNYALMMDLIKYCRNHSIAEILALPDVKERVELYFDQAEKAKEQLQRCTTVHGNLAVLDLRNEETIWATNRFMIYALFPQTSISIHILWGVQKQNTVFATGKSILDRSSKTNVGELMLQYGGGGHHAAGTCQVDNDQAEATLQALIKRINADG